The following is a genomic window from Candidatus Eremiobacterota bacterium.
GGCAGGCGGCATGGAAGCGCTGCGCGACCTCGCGGACGTAGGGCGACTCGGCGTAGCGGCCGCGGCGGAAGATCCGCTGGTAGCGCTCGATCAGCTCCGGACGCGAGGCCGCCAGGAAGGCGAAGTACGCGTCGCGCGTGATGGCGCCGAGGTTCAGCGCGCTGTGCCAGACGTGCGAGGCGCCCGCCTCCGCCGCCGCGCGCACCACCGCCGCCAGCGAATCGGCGCCATCGGTCAGCTCGGGCAGCACCGGCGCGACGGCGACTCCGACCCGTACGCCGGCGTCGGCGAGCGCGCGCACCGCGCGCAGGCGCTGGCGCGGCGGCGCGACCGTCGGCTCGATCTGGCGCGCGAGCGCTTCGTCGAGCGTCGCGATGCTGACTGCGACGCCGACCTCGGCGCGCCTTGCGCACTCCGCGAGCAGGTCGAGATCGCGCACGATCAGCGGCGAGCGCGTCGTGACGTGGAACGGCGCGCGCGCGTCGCGCAATACCGCGAGCACGCCGCGCATCAAGCGATACCGTCCTTCCAGCGCTTGATACGGATCGGTCGCCGTGCCGATCGCGATCTCTTCGCCGCGGTACGCGCGCGAGGCCAAGTCGGCGCGCAGCACGGTCGCGACGTTCAGCTTGACGGTGAGCTGCGAGCCCCACTGCGCCACCCCGTCGAGCTCGCGGTACGCGTGCGTCCCGCGCGCATAGCAGAAGACGCACTGATGAATGCAGCCGGTGAACGGGTTCAGCGACCAAGTGAACCCCATCCCGCGCACGCGGTTGAGCGCGCTCTTCGCCGCTGTCTCCCCGACTCGGATCTCTCCTGGCCGCCGCGCGACCGGTAGCCCAGTCATCGAACATATGTTCGGAATGCCGAAGGCAGCCCCTCCGGACTCGGAGCCACCGAAGCAACAGCGCTTAGGTACACAGGTCTGTCTACCGGGCGTTCCGCAGCGTGCAGTCATGGAACGCAAATCGCAGCTCGGCTGGGTGCTCGCCGCGGGCGCGCTCGTCATGTCCGCGGCGCTCGGCATCCGGCAGACCTTCGGGCTCTTTCTGCCGCCGATCGGCGCGGCGCACGCCGTCTCGCTGCCGCTCCTCGCCTTCGCGCTGGCGCTGCAGAACCTGATGTGGGGGATCGGACAGCCGTTCGCGGGCGCGCTCTCCGACCGCTACGGCCCGGGGCGCGTGGTGGCCGCCGGAGCGCTGCTCTACGCCGTCGGCCTGGCCGGGGTCGCGCTGTACCCGGGGACGCCGAGCGTGCTGCTCGGCTTCGGCATCCTGATCGGGCTTGGCCAGAGCGGGATGACGTTCGCCGTCGTCATCTCGGCGGTGAGCCGAGCGGCTTCGGACGCGCAGCGCGCGACCGCCGTCGCGCTCGCGGCGGCGGGCGGCTCGCTCGGGCAAGTGGCGCTCGTCCCGGTCGCGCAGTCGGTGATCGGCTTCGGCGGCTGGCAGCGCGCGCTGGTCGTCCTCGCGCTCGTCGTGATCGTCGCCGCGCCGCTCGGCTTCGTCCTCTCGCGCGGACGCGCGCCCGGTGCGAACGCAGCGGCGGCGCCCTCGAGCGCGTCGTGGCCGGCGATCTGGCGCGCGCTGCGCGATCCGAACTATTTGTTCGTGACGGCCGGCTTCTTCGCGTGCGGGTTCCAGCTGGCGTTCATCACGATCCACCTACCGACGTACTTGAGCATGTGCCACATCGGCGCGAACGTCAGCGCCGCGTCGCTCGCGACGATCGGTTTCTTCAACATCGTCGGCAGCTTCGGCTTCGGCAAGCTGATGGACCGCTATGCGCCGCAGTATCTGCTCGCGGTGCTGTACTCGATCCGCGCGACGGCCGCCCTCGCGTTCATCGCGAGCCCGCCGACCGCGGTGACGACGCTCGCGTTCGCCGTCGTGATGGGACTGACGTGGCTCGGCACCGTCCCGCTGACGAACGGCGTCGTGGCGCGATTGTTCGGCCTCGGCAACCTGGGCGCGCTCTTCGGCGTCGCGTTCCTGAGCCACCAAGTCGGCGCGTTCCTCGGCGCCTGGCTCGGCGGCGTCTCGCTGCAGCTGACGGGCTCGTACCAAACGCTGTGGGTCGCGACGGTCGTCGTCGGCTTCACCGCCGCCGCGCTGAACCTCCCGATTCGCTACCGCGCGCCGGAACCGGTCGCCGCATGAGCCGCGCGGAAAGCCTGGCGGTCGCGGTCGTCTTCGCCGCAGGGCTCGCATCAACAATGTTTGCCGCGCGCGCCGGCAACGGCACGCCGATCGCGTTCGACGGCACGGTGCGCGCCCGCCACGTCCCCGCCGTAACGCTGATCGACGACCGCGGTGCCCCGCTGCGCCTCAACGCACCGGCTCACGGCGCGATCATCGTCCTCGGCTACACGCGCTGCACGGACCAGTGCCCGCTCACGCTCGCAAAAGTCGCGGCCGCCTTGCGCCCATTCGACGCGCGCACCCGCCCGCAAGCGGTCCTCGTCACCGTCGACCCCGCGCATGACGATCCCGCCAAACTGCACGACTTTCTCGGCGCATGGAACAACGCGATCACCGGCGCGACCGGCGAGCCCGCGACGCTCGCGAAACTCTACCTCGCGCTAGGCGCCGGCGACGGCCGTTCGTCGCCGCGCGATCACGACACGCGCGTATTCGTGATCGACCGCAACGGCGACGTCCGCAACGAGCTCGCCCCCAACGTCTCTCCGACGACGATCGCTTCAGCAGCCCGTTCGCTGACCGGTTCGGATTAGTTGCCGGTGTGGGCATCCGGTTAATCGAGATTTTAGGCGCATTTGCGCCTGCGAGATGCCGTTTGCGGTTTTTTGGCTGTGGAGGCCAGGCGATTCGCGGTTTCGCCGGCTGCCTCTGCACTCCGCGGAATCAAAGCTCTGTATGCTTCGAAGAATCGGTCGCGCTGAGCCGGCTTATTCCGTGGAACGAGCGCGGGCACGAAGTCGTAGCCCAATGCTTCAGCAATCATAACAAGTCGCGCCAGAGTCGCCTTTCTCAAACCGCCGTGGAGGTCTCGCGAAATTTGAGGCGGCTTCGCATCGAGACGCCTGGCTAGTTCCGCGGCGCTAATATGCTGAGCTGCCATAATTGACTGTACGATTTGTTCGATGTCGGCGGCCT
Proteins encoded in this region:
- a CDS encoding radical SAM protein, which encodes MTGLPVARRPGEIRVGETAAKSALNRVRGMGFTWSLNPFTGCIHQCVFCYARGTHAYRELDGVAQWGSQLTVKLNVATVLRADLASRAYRGEEIAIGTATDPYQALEGRYRLMRGVLAVLRDARAPFHVTTRSPLIVRDLDLLAECARRAEVGVAVSIATLDEALARQIEPTVAPPRQRLRAVRALADAGVRVGVAVAPVLPELTDGADSLAAVVRAAAEAGASHVWHSALNLGAITRDAYFAFLAASRPELIERYQRIFRRGRYAESPYVREVAQRFHAACRATHFERHRSLPRDRSGAQLALL
- a CDS encoding MFS transporter; the encoded protein is MERKSQLGWVLAAGALVMSAALGIRQTFGLFLPPIGAAHAVSLPLLAFALALQNLMWGIGQPFAGALSDRYGPGRVVAAGALLYAVGLAGVALYPGTPSVLLGFGILIGLGQSGMTFAVVISAVSRAASDAQRATAVALAAAGGSLGQVALVPVAQSVIGFGGWQRALVVLALVVIVAAPLGFVLSRGRAPGANAAAAPSSASWPAIWRALRDPNYLFVTAGFFACGFQLAFITIHLPTYLSMCHIGANVSAASLATIGFFNIVGSFGFGKLMDRYAPQYLLAVLYSIRATAALAFIASPPTAVTTLAFAVVMGLTWLGTVPLTNGVVARLFGLGNLGALFGVAFLSHQVGAFLGAWLGGVSLQLTGSYQTLWVATVVVGFTAAALNLPIRYRAPEPVAA
- a CDS encoding SCO family protein, which gives rise to MSRAESLAVAVVFAAGLASTMFAARAGNGTPIAFDGTVRARHVPAVTLIDDRGAPLRLNAPAHGAIIVLGYTRCTDQCPLTLAKVAAALRPFDARTRPQAVLVTVDPAHDDPAKLHDFLGAWNNAITGATGEPATLAKLYLALGAGDGRSSPRDHDTRVFVIDRNGDVRNELAPNVSPTTIASAARSLTGSD
- a CDS encoding XRE family transcriptional regulator → MSAIEARKKRGGTTLLERTMRDPGRAARIEELTKAADIEQIVQSIMAAQHISAAELARRLDAKPPQISRDLHGGLRKATLARLVMIAEALGYDFVPALVPRNKPAQRDRFFEAYRALIPRSAEAAGETANRLASTAKKPQTASRRRKCA